A stretch of Sulfurimonas autotrophica DSM 16294 DNA encodes these proteins:
- a CDS encoding sensor histidine kinase — MKDNKYSAKYALIYTSLITVILLTPLFFYFVYMKNIHSIQNELFLKEKSLLVVKAMQEFNQNDEFFEYPRFKTFESGLYNESFHPIFTLIKTPINYFKGGYYLDGNDAYLIVKLPKNRYFGARYLVLKNKISYAPVYEKVFIILFTIVIFVFILSLFFLGSFAKPFQKINKQLDNFIKDSMHEINTPLSIINVNIDLYNRKNEQNKYMQRMKAAAKVLSNIYNDMDYLIKHERLEHEKKEIKLSEFLKERIEYFNEVARMKNITINASIQECGVIYINDKELQRLIDNNISNAIKYSYENSYIDIKLHAENGRCHLSFKDYGVGIEKVEKIFSRYYRENSSKGGFGIGLNIVKSIIEKENIELQIESLPSQGSLFIYTFHPKNVN, encoded by the coding sequence TTGAAAGATAATAAATACTCGGCAAAATATGCTCTTATTTATACCTCTTTAATTACGGTTATCTTGCTTACACCCCTGTTTTTCTATTTTGTCTATATGAAAAATATTCATTCGATTCAAAATGAACTGTTCTTAAAAGAAAAGTCTCTTTTAGTTGTAAAAGCTATGCAGGAGTTCAATCAAAATGATGAATTTTTTGAATATCCAAGATTTAAAACATTCGAGTCAGGCTTATATAATGAGAGCTTTCATCCGATTTTTACTTTAATAAAAACACCTATTAATTATTTTAAAGGCGGGTATTATTTGGACGGGAATGATGCTTATCTTATTGTGAAGCTGCCAAAAAACAGATATTTCGGTGCGAGATATCTTGTCTTGAAAAATAAAATATCTTATGCACCTGTCTATGAAAAGGTTTTTATTATACTTTTTACTATAGTCATCTTTGTTTTTATACTCAGTCTCTTTTTTTTAGGAAGCTTTGCAAAACCCTTTCAAAAAATAAATAAACAGCTAGATAACTTTATAAAAGATTCTATGCATGAAATAAATACACCACTTTCAATTATTAATGTAAATATTGATTTATATAACAGAAAAAATGAACAAAATAAATATATGCAGAGAATGAAAGCCGCGGCAAAGGTACTCTCAAATATTTACAACGATATGGACTACTTGATAAAACACGAGCGCTTGGAGCATGAGAAAAAAGAAATCAAACTAAGTGAGTTTCTAAAAGAGCGTATAGAATACTTTAATGAAGTTGCCCGTATGAAAAATATTACCATAAATGCTTCTATACAGGAATGCGGAGTTATATATATAAATGATAAAGAGCTGCAGCGTCTCATAGATAACAATATATCTAATGCAATAAAGTACTCATATGAGAATTCCTATATAGATATAAAGTTACATGCAGAGAATGGAAGATGCCACTTGAGTTTTAAAGATTATGGCGTCGGTATTGAAAAAGTTGAAAAAATATTCAGCCGTTATTATAGAGAAAACAGCAGTAAAGGCGGCTTTGGAATAGGGCTTAATATTGTCAAATCTATAATAGAGAAAGAAAATATAGAACTTCAAATAGAGTCTCTGCCCAGTCAGGGAAGCCTATTTATCTACACATTTCACCCAAAAAACGTAAATTAA
- the soxX gene encoding sulfur oxidation c-type cytochrome SoxX — translation MKKTVMMSLLVGASLFATDYSKVITHPDASKMIEKDLLAPPKVYTMPAGCVTTDPDAIARGEYIFHNLNGKKAKKAPPKGLARKQMKPGKTYLPGQKVPFKQYGNCVACHNIEGAKGAGNIGPDLTDYKENFVDSGARDNQFVFQKIADARIDNPDTHMTINLTTKLFTPREICDITSYIVSPK, via the coding sequence ATGAAGAAAACTGTTATGATGTCATTGCTTGTAGGTGCCTCATTATTTGCTACTGATTATAGCAAAGTTATAACGCACCCAGACGCAAGTAAGATGATAGAAAAAGATTTGTTAGCACCACCAAAAGTATATACTATGCCGGCTGGTTGTGTAACAACAGACCCTGATGCAATAGCAAGAGGTGAGTATATTTTCCATAACTTAAATGGAAAAAAAGCAAAAAAAGCACCACCTAAAGGTCTTGCCCGTAAACAAATGAAACCAGGAAAAACATATTTACCGGGTCAAAAAGTACCATTCAAGCAATATGGAAACTGTGTCGCATGTCATAATATAGAAGGTGCAAAAGGTGCCGGTAATATTGGTCCAGATTTAACTGATTACAAAGAAAACTTTGTGGACAGCGGAGCAAGAGACAATCAGTTTGTTTTTCAAAAAATAGCTGATGCACGTATTGACAATCCTGATACTCATATGACAATTAACTTAACAACAAAGTTATTCACTCCAAGAGAAATATGTGATATTACTTCATATATTGTATCTCCAAAATAA
- the soxY gene encoding thiosulfate oxidation carrier protein SoxY, translating into MQRRDFFKKLGTAAAVTAVIPAMSFADDAKPVSPNKMDFQTAVNAITGGKTPKPSKKVKLKVPEIAENGAVVPVTVEVDSPMTQSNYVKAIHILSGKNSNARCIDVFLTPANGKAMFATRIKLGGTQNVTALVELSDGEFLTASQSVKVTIGGCG; encoded by the coding sequence ATGCAAAGAAGAGATTTTTTCAAAAAACTAGGTACTGCAGCTGCTGTAACAGCTGTCATTCCAGCGATGAGTTTTGCCGATGATGCAAAACCTGTAAGTCCGAACAAGATGGATTTTCAAACAGCAGTAAATGCTATAACAGGCGGGAAAACTCCTAAACCATCTAAGAAAGTAAAGCTTAAAGTACCGGAAATTGCTGAGAACGGTGCAGTTGTTCCTGTAACCGTTGAAGTAGATTCTCCAATGACACAGAGTAACTATGTAAAAGCTATTCATATTTTAAGCGGTAAAAATTCAAATGCACGTTGTATAGATGTATTTTTGACTCCTGCAAACGGTAAAGCAATGTTTGCGACTCGTATTAAACTTGGCGGTACACAAAACGTCACTGCTTTAGTAGAGTTAAGCGATGGAGAGTTTTTAACAGCTTCTCAAAGTGTAAAAGTAACTATCGGTGGTTGTGGTTGA
- the soxZ gene encoding thiosulfate oxidation carrier complex protein SoxZ, with product MADKRKSLIKIKPKKYKDGEVVKVSFMVMHPMDTGMGKNKKTKKIIPAKYIDSVKFFYNGKEITNMKVWESLSVNPVFTTYMKINGKGKLTVKYTDNTGEAHEKTKKIKPKG from the coding sequence ATGGCAGACAAAAGAAAATCACTGATTAAAATCAAACCTAAGAAATATAAAGATGGCGAAGTAGTAAAAGTTAGTTTTATGGTTATGCACCCAATGGATACTGGTATGGGTAAAAATAAAAAGACTAAAAAAATTATTCCGGCTAAATATATTGACAGCGTGAAGTTTTTTTATAACGGAAAAGAGATTACAAACATGAAAGTTTGGGAATCATTATCTGTAAACCCTGTATTTACAACATACATGAAAATTAACGGCAAAGGTAAACTTACTGTTAAGTATACAGATAATACTGGTGAAGCGCACGAAAAAACTAAAAAGATTAAACCAAAAGGATAA
- the soxA gene encoding sulfur oxidation c-type cytochrome SoxA, with translation MKTGIKIALSVAMLASLSFGGEQFAMSDADRAMYAEMSENNPADIMVADGEELLSYMGGDAGLAKYLGVSEDDLPAYIAGFPRYIKKFDMVVGLDQVVQAMMADGGHKPLKLKSGNMFSMLAYIKSIANDEKINIDVNANPQMKAAYALGEKTFMTKRGGRGLSCNSCHSPDVVGRVLRTQPLPDLGTKGAKSAATWPAYRMTKSSLRTMQRRFQGCMKNALLKVIPIGSKEMVALEVYLTDKSKGAEIVIPGLKR, from the coding sequence ATGAAAACAGGTATTAAAATAGCTCTATCGGTTGCAATGCTTGCTTCATTATCATTTGGTGGTGAGCAATTTGCAATGAGCGACGCAGACCGTGCAATGTATGCAGAGATGTCAGAAAACAATCCTGCAGATATTATGGTTGCAGACGGTGAGGAATTACTAAGTTACATGGGTGGAGACGCGGGTCTTGCCAAGTACCTTGGTGTCAGTGAAGATGATTTACCGGCATATATAGCAGGGTTTCCTCGTTATATCAAAAAGTTTGATATGGTTGTAGGATTGGATCAGGTTGTTCAGGCTATGATGGCAGACGGCGGGCATAAACCATTGAAGCTTAAAAGTGGAAATATGTTTTCAATGCTGGCATATATTAAATCTATTGCTAATGATGAAAAAATTAACATAGATGTAAATGCGAACCCGCAAATGAAAGCAGCATATGCTTTAGGTGAGAAAACGTTTATGACAAAACGAGGTGGTCGCGGGCTTTCATGTAACTCTTGTCACTCACCTGATGTAGTCGGTCGAGTATTAAGAACACAACCGCTTCCTGACTTGGGTACAAAAGGAGCAAAATCTGCAGCTACATGGCCGGCATACAGAATGACGAAGTCATCTTTAAGAACTATGCAGCGTCGTTTCCAGGGATGTATGAAAAATGCACTGCTGAAAGTTATACCAATCGGTTCTAAAGAGATGGTAGCACTTGAAGTGTATTTAACAGATAAATCAAAGGGTGCTGAAATTGTAATCCCTGGTTTAAAAAGATAG
- the soxB gene encoding thiosulfohydrolase SoxB, with the protein MEISRRDFMHIAAIFGLTAATSSFASSQKIEQIGLKDIYQFNSMGNFTLMHICDLHAHVKPLYWREPSTLISAPNLVGTPGFLCGEAFAKHYGLEPSSLDAYFDTYIDFSKLAKKFGKMGGIAHIKTLTNHIIKERGKENVLFLDSGDTWQGTGVALKTGGEAIVKAQNYLGIDTMVGHWEFTYGKERVKELIDMLDAKFISQNIVGDDPFADEYEELIFEPYTIEERGGAKIGIIGQSFPFTSTANPKEFTEGWSFGLRLETLQEYVDELKNEKKVDCVVVLSHDGFSVDQEVARKVKGIDFILSGHTHDPSPEPIVINDTVIVIAGSHGKYIGRLDIDAKDGKVNGYEYKLIPIASNIIPADPEGVKLVNKLYAPFDKEFNEVLGQTKGMLYKRDTFFSTFDQLINDAIIDEMKCDISFTPGYRWGTTVLAGDNILMDNVYEMCGITYPDVYTFELKGEKIATLLEDIADNVFNANPLYQQGGDMSRLGGVTYSIAVANKAGKRISNLKIGGKPIDLKKTYVVSSWGGNLQKAGANLQTDKIRPVYDVVRDYIKREKVVDVSNKGNVTLVDYSCGCPTKGSRGC; encoded by the coding sequence ATGGAAATTTCTAGAAGAGATTTTATGCATATTGCAGCTATATTTGGACTGACTGCAGCTACGAGTAGTTTTGCAAGTTCACAAAAAATAGAGCAAATAGGTTTAAAAGATATATATCAATTTAACTCTATGGGTAATTTTACACTTATGCACATATGTGATTTGCATGCGCATGTAAAACCACTATATTGGAGAGAGCCGTCTACTTTGATTTCTGCTCCAAACCTTGTGGGAACACCTGGATTTTTATGTGGTGAAGCATTTGCGAAGCATTATGGACTGGAACCTAGTTCTCTTGATGCTTATTTTGATACATATATAGACTTTAGCAAACTAGCTAAAAAGTTTGGGAAAATGGGTGGTATCGCTCACATTAAAACTTTGACAAATCACATTATAAAAGAGCGTGGAAAAGAGAATGTACTTTTCCTTGACTCTGGTGATACTTGGCAAGGTACGGGTGTAGCACTTAAAACCGGCGGTGAAGCTATTGTAAAAGCACAAAATTACCTTGGTATTGACACTATGGTTGGTCACTGGGAATTTACTTATGGTAAAGAGAGAGTAAAAGAGCTTATAGATATGCTGGATGCGAAATTTATCTCTCAAAATATTGTAGGCGATGATCCTTTTGCTGATGAATATGAAGAGTTAATATTTGAACCGTATACGATTGAAGAGCGTGGTGGTGCCAAGATTGGTATTATCGGTCAGTCTTTTCCGTTTACATCTACTGCAAACCCTAAAGAGTTTACTGAGGGATGGAGTTTTGGTTTAAGATTAGAAACACTTCAAGAATATGTAGATGAGTTGAAAAATGAAAAAAAAGTTGACTGTGTTGTTGTGCTTTCTCACGATGGATTCAGTGTGGATCAAGAAGTTGCGCGTAAAGTTAAAGGTATTGACTTTATTTTAAGCGGTCATACACATGACCCTTCACCGGAACCTATTGTTATTAATGATACTGTTATTGTTATTGCAGGAAGCCATGGTAAATATATCGGTCGTTTAGACATTGATGCAAAAGACGGAAAAGTGAATGGCTATGAGTATAAACTTATTCCGATTGCGTCAAACATCATTCCGGCTGACCCGGAAGGTGTTAAGCTTGTAAATAAGTTATATGCTCCGTTTGACAAAGAGTTTAATGAAGTTTTAGGTCAGACAAAAGGTATGCTTTATAAGCGTGATACATTCTTTTCAACATTCGATCAGCTTATAAATGATGCGATTATAGATGAAATGAAATGTGATATATCTTTTACACCTGGGTATAGATGGGGAACAACAGTTCTTGCAGGTGATAATATTTTAATGGATAATGTATATGAAATGTGTGGTATTACATACCCTGATGTTTATACATTTGAGTTAAAAGGTGAAAAAATCGCAACACTTTTAGAAGATATTGCGGACAATGTTTTTAATGCAAATCCTTTATATCAACAAGGTGGTGATATGAGCCGTCTTGGCGGTGTAACGTATTCTATCGCTGTTGCGAATAAAGCAGGCAAAAGAATATCAAATCTTAAGATTGGAGGTAAACCTATAGACTTGAAAAAAACTTATGTAGTCTCTTCATGGGGTGGTAATTTACAAAAAGCAGGTGCTAACTTGCAGACTGATAAAATTCGCCCGGTTTATGATGTAGTGCGTGATTACATTAAAAGAGAAAAAGTAGTTGATGTAAGTAATAAAGGTAATGTTACTTTGGTTGACTACAGTTGTGGCTGTCCTACGAAGGGGTCTAGAGGCTGCTAA
- a CDS encoding porin, with protein sequence MKKNMIKLAAGAAAVLLMATSAQAGYTMKKKVGDVDTKLTFFGFAQLEAVGGDGMQIKEAGSVAKANSDVAFRAQRIRLGWKYVAGKVRGKVFIDFNQNSDVNAVGSDATDGASMPKYIKDAFISYVADPAFVIKAGLIKMPNGMSFTMPGWNLDIAERAFDKSLVLERNIGLMVSGRGIGYEGNKVNGFEMGHERPWKGFGYDVMVGNQASRSAAASSKEFGGLSYAVRGMYDYTEKIHVEASYAVSENADGNDALTTNSEDYSNINVGIDSNLQKLSLKAEYFNAHNIKGVKDYDEDVYTATAGYFVMPNLELVAKHIQGNAQKGTNANTTHLGNTYLGFNLFLSQPYSDYSRKAKRARNQHKVVANYILASGSGATEGAEKWTGLSGYRDDAFIIQYQFKF encoded by the coding sequence ATGAAGAAAAATATGATTAAATTAGCAGCTGGTGCTGCTGCAGTATTATTAATGGCTACTTCAGCACAAGCTGGTTACACAATGAAGAAAAAAGTAGGTGATGTTGATACAAAACTTACTTTCTTTGGTTTTGCACAGCTTGAAGCAGTCGGTGGAGACGGTATGCAAATTAAAGAAGCAGGTTCTGTAGCAAAAGCTAACAGTGATGTAGCATTTCGTGCGCAGCGCATTCGTCTTGGTTGGAAATATGTAGCCGGCAAAGTCCGCGGAAAAGTTTTTATAGATTTTAATCAAAATAGCGATGTAAATGCTGTTGGTAGTGATGCAACAGATGGTGCTTCTATGCCTAAATACATTAAAGATGCATTTATCTCTTATGTTGCTGATCCTGCTTTTGTAATCAAAGCCGGTCTTATCAAAATGCCAAATGGTATGAGTTTTACTATGCCGGGTTGGAACTTAGATATTGCAGAACGTGCTTTTGATAAATCTTTAGTTCTTGAAAGAAATATCGGTTTGATGGTTTCTGGTCGTGGCATAGGTTATGAAGGAAATAAAGTAAATGGGTTCGAAATGGGTCATGAACGTCCTTGGAAAGGATTTGGTTATGATGTAATGGTAGGAAACCAGGCAAGTAGAAGTGCTGCTGCAAGTAGTAAAGAATTTGGTGGACTCTCTTACGCAGTTCGTGGTATGTATGATTATACTGAAAAAATACATGTAGAAGCTTCTTATGCAGTATCAGAAAATGCTGACGGCAATGATGCATTAACAACGAATAGTGAAGATTATTCAAACATCAATGTTGGTATTGACTCAAATCTTCAAAAGTTAAGCTTAAAAGCAGAATATTTTAATGCACACAATATTAAAGGTGTAAAAGATTATGATGAAGATGTTTATACTGCAACTGCAGGGTATTTTGTAATGCCAAATCTTGAACTCGTTGCAAAACATATTCAAGGAAATGCACAAAAAGGTACAAATGCAAATACTACACATTTAGGAAACACATATTTAGGTTTTAACCTTTTCTTATCTCAGCCGTATTCTGATTATTCACGTAAAGCAAAACGTGCAAGAAACCAGCATAAAGTTGTAGCGAACTACATCTTAGCAAGTGGTTCCGGTGCTACAGAAGGTGCAGAAAAATGGACTGGATTAAGCGGGTATAGAGACGATGCATTCATCATTCAGTACCAATTCAAATTCTAG
- a CDS encoding MBL fold metallo-hydrolase — protein MKLLLLSVVLFHSLLSYDYKLQPIKAGESAAYCFFGLPEVMDEHNNGNMSNSCFVNLGSSYLVIDSGPTYQYAAQAYKKIKNLKNLPVSYVIDTHVHDDHWLGNSYYVTLGAKIIGSEAFKELPKEEKTRMQRRISAEAYQQTKQVFPTIFVDKEKVLDINGKKIVIKSVNHKAHTNSDLYVYIPSEKIVFVGDLVFNQRLPSLRDGDINGWFEALERIKKINVDYIVGGHGENIDKKAVDFTYNYLKTLRNEVKKRLDDGEDIADVVNEVKMKEYKNVPFYDSIHRQNVETAYRMLEWESE, from the coding sequence TTGAAATTACTTTTGTTGAGTGTTGTATTATTTCATTCTCTCCTTTCTTACGATTACAAACTTCAGCCCATAAAAGCTGGTGAGTCCGCTGCTTACTGCTTTTTTGGTCTACCAGAAGTAATGGACGAGCATAACAACGGTAACATGTCTAATTCATGTTTTGTTAACCTTGGGAGCAGCTATCTTGTGATAGATAGTGGTCCCACGTATCAGTATGCTGCTCAGGCATACAAAAAAATAAAAAACCTCAAAAATCTCCCTGTTTCTTATGTCATTGACACTCATGTTCACGATGACCATTGGTTGGGTAACAGTTATTATGTTACGCTTGGAGCTAAAATCATAGGCTCAGAGGCATTCAAAGAGCTTCCTAAAGAAGAAAAAACACGTATGCAAAGAAGAATTTCTGCCGAGGCATATCAACAGACGAAACAAGTTTTTCCGACTATTTTTGTAGACAAAGAAAAAGTTTTAGATATTAATGGAAAAAAAATAGTTATAAAAAGTGTAAATCATAAAGCGCACACGAACAGTGATCTTTACGTTTACATACCAAGTGAAAAAATCGTCTTTGTCGGTGATCTGGTTTTCAATCAAAGACTCCCTTCACTACGAGACGGAGACATAAACGGCTGGTTTGAGGCTCTTGAGAGAATCAAAAAAATAAATGTTGATTATATTGTCGGCGGTCATGGAGAAAATATAGATAAAAAAGCAGTAGATTTTACCTATAATTATCTCAAAACTTTAAGAAATGAAGTGAAAAAAAGACTCGATGATGGCGAAGATATCGCAGATGTAGTCAATGAAGTGAAGATGAAAGAATATAAAAATGTGCCTTTTTACGACTCTATTCATAGACAAAATGTAGAAACAGCTTATAGAATGTTGGAGTGGGAAAGTGAATAA
- a CDS encoding thioredoxin family protein: protein MNNLFLLLVLSITSLWGVEFHSYEEALKLQKKNNKIIMIDVMRSDCHYCIKMKKEVFDNPEMSAWIQKRFIPVELNLDFDELPLNLHVYFTPTFFFVDQNQKVIKKIPGSWNIQDFKDLTKNIK from the coding sequence GTGAATAATTTATTCTTATTGCTTGTGCTGAGTATTACTTCTTTATGGGGTGTTGAATTTCACAGTTATGAAGAAGCATTGAAACTGCAAAAGAAAAATAATAAAATTATTATGATTGATGTTATGCGTTCAGATTGTCACTACTGCATAAAAATGAAAAAAGAGGTATTTGACAATCCTGAGATGTCTGCATGGATACAAAAGCGTTTTATTCCTGTAGAACTTAATCTTGATTTTGATGAGCTGCCTTTAAATTTACATGTCTATTTTACGCCGACTTTTTTCTTCGTAGATCAAAATCAAAAAGTTATAAAGAAAATTCCGGGTTCATGGAATATTCAAGACTTTAAAGATTTAACAAAAAACATAAAATAA
- a CDS encoding DsrE family protein, protein MIKFTLILLSFCILSFADTEYADPKPSIDNPRQIVFSVTEDSPHALDHILSVANNVLKFYGPEKVEMKIVAYSKGIKLLDRHVRETALRVDALMQYDVEFVACGNTMRTLHIKKEDLVDGSVIVTAGVVELLESVKAGWIYIKP, encoded by the coding sequence ATGATAAAATTTACACTAATTTTACTAAGCTTTTGTATTCTCTCATTTGCAGATACAGAGTATGCCGATCCTAAACCTTCGATTGACAATCCGAGACAAATCGTCTTTTCCGTCACGGAAGACAGTCCGCATGCGCTGGATCATATACTCAGTGTCGCAAACAATGTTTTAAAGTTTTACGGACCTGAAAAAGTAGAGATGAAAATCGTTGCTTATTCAAAGGGCATTAAACTTTTAGACAGACATGTGAGAGAAACTGCACTGCGAGTGGATGCTCTGATGCAGTATGATGTGGAGTTCGTAGCTTGTGGTAATACCATGAGAACACTGCATATAAAAAAAGAAGACCTTGTTGACGGCTCTGTAATAGTAACTGCAGGCGTTGTAGAATTACTAGAGAGCGTAAAAGCAGGTTGGATATATATTAAACCATAG
- a CDS encoding DUF302 domain-containing protein: protein MKKILLLIAALFFAASLQAKGDLHLFSVDNKDEKITPYMIEEALNKNGLHVELNSNMIGPFKKQFKETKYKIFTLMTFWSKKYTRELVNKYPKAGAFTPMGMGIYQARNEDTLHFSVLTAEAQGKILGIQDPLLKKIEAQVLAVIKKNFPKAKHTLSEDSLKTSHNLVTTYEMEVDEDEDIDDVQDEFIMNLEAGFKPFGFVVPEYMDLNEVLTEDGKVESPYDFYLTYSICKLPVIYTVSKTRPEASAFAPCTTIIYKKKNENKVVVGFPAVYNWLSSAKVENKDAKKELLKAQKDFESILKDITE, encoded by the coding sequence ATGAAAAAGATTTTACTTTTAATCGCAGCATTATTCTTTGCTGCTTCACTACAGGCAAAAGGAGATTTACATCTTTTTAGTGTTGATAATAAGGATGAAAAAATTACTCCTTATATGATAGAAGAAGCACTTAATAAAAACGGCTTACATGTAGAACTTAACAGTAATATGATAGGACCTTTTAAAAAGCAGTTTAAAGAGACAAAGTATAAAATCTTTACTTTGATGACATTCTGGAGTAAGAAATATACAAGAGAATTAGTCAATAAATATCCAAAAGCGGGTGCTTTTACACCGATGGGTATGGGAATTTATCAAGCTAGGAATGAAGATACACTGCATTTTTCTGTTTTAACGGCAGAAGCGCAGGGAAAAATTCTTGGCATTCAAGATCCACTTCTTAAAAAGATAGAGGCTCAGGTATTGGCTGTTATTAAAAAGAATTTTCCAAAAGCGAAACATACTTTGAGTGAAGATAGTCTGAAAACTTCACATAATCTTGTAACGACCTATGAGATGGAAGTCGATGAGGATGAAGATATTGATGATGTGCAAGACGAGTTCATAATGAATCTTGAAGCAGGGTTTAAACCGTTTGGCTTTGTTGTTCCGGAGTATATGGACCTTAATGAAGTGCTTACTGAAGATGGGAAAGTAGAATCTCCATATGATTTTTATTTGACATACTCTATCTGTAAACTGCCGGTTATCTACACTGTTTCAAAAACAAGACCGGAAGCTTCGGCATTTGCACCATGTACAACGATAATATATAAGAAAAAAAATGAAAATAAAGTCGTTGTAGGTTTTCCTGCTGTTTACAACTGGCTGAGTTCTGCAAAAGTTGAAAATAAAGACGCAAAAAAAGAGCTTTTAAAAGCTCAGAAAGATTTTGAGAGTATCTTAAAAGATATAACAGAGTAG
- a CDS encoding DEAD/DEAH box helicase, producing the protein MKKETTFNSLGLSAPILKAIKEQGYNTPTPIQQKAIPVILEKKDILAGAQTGTGKTAGFTLPLLELLSREKPTKQKHKIRALILTPTRELAAQVGESVALYGKHLPFKSTVIFGGVKINPQISNLRKGTDIVIATPGRLLDHISQKTIDLREVEYLILDEADRMLDMGFINDIKKILNIIPNQRQTLLFSATYSDAIKKLSNQFLNAPKLIEVARANTSSEIVKQAVYHVDKTRKRELLTHLINEGKWQQVLVFTRTKHGANRLSGQLESDGITAVAIHGNKSQNARTKALADFKKGDVRVLVATDIAARGIDIDQLPHVINYELPNVSEDYVHRIGRTGRAGNGGEAISLVCVDEDEFLQNIEKLIKKDIPKVWLKGFKPDPSIKAEPINMGGNRGARNKPRSGNSRGRNSNRGRR; encoded by the coding sequence ATTAAAAAAGAAACTACATTTAACTCACTCGGTTTATCGGCTCCGATTTTAAAGGCCATCAAAGAGCAAGGATATAATACACCTACTCCAATCCAACAAAAAGCAATTCCGGTAATTTTAGAAAAAAAAGACATCTTAGCAGGTGCGCAGACCGGGACGGGAAAAACAGCAGGTTTTACACTGCCACTTTTAGAACTTCTTTCACGAGAAAAACCTACAAAACAAAAACATAAAATAAGAGCATTAATTCTTACACCAACACGTGAACTAGCTGCACAAGTCGGCGAAAGTGTTGCACTTTATGGTAAACATTTACCTTTTAAATCTACTGTGATTTTTGGCGGCGTCAAAATAAACCCTCAAATTTCAAACTTGAGAAAAGGTACGGATATAGTCATAGCAACACCGGGGCGTTTGCTTGATCATATTTCACAAAAAACTATTGATCTGCGTGAAGTTGAATATCTCATACTTGATGAAGCAGATAGAATGCTTGACATGGGTTTTATAAACGACATCAAAAAGATTTTAAACATTATTCCAAACCAGCGACAGACACTACTGTTTTCTGCAACTTATTCTGATGCAATAAAAAAACTCTCAAACCAGTTTTTAAATGCCCCAAAACTCATAGAAGTGGCTCGTGCAAATACTTCTAGCGAGATTGTAAAACAAGCCGTTTATCATGTAGATAAAACACGTAAACGCGAACTTTTAACACACCTTATCAATGAAGGGAAATGGCAACAAGTTTTAGTCTTTACAAGAACGAAACACGGCGCTAACCGTTTAAGCGGACAACTTGAAAGTGACGGCATAACTGCTGTTGCAATTCACGGCAATAAAAGTCAAAATGCAAGAACAAAAGCGTTAGCTGATTTTAAAAAAGGTGACGTACGCGTTTTGGTGGCGACTGATATTGCAGCAAGAGGTATAGACATTGACCAGCTTCCACATGTAATCAATTATGAACTTCCAAATGTAAGTGAAGATTATGTGCATAGAATCGGTAGAACAGGACGTGCAGGTAATGGTGGAGAAGCTATTTCACTTGTATGTGTAGATGAAGATGAATTTTTACAAAATATAGAAAAACTCATAAAAAAAGACATACCAAAAGTATGGCTAAAAGGTTTTAAACCGGATCCAAGCATAAAAGCAGAACCTATCAATATGGGTGGGAATCGTGGTGCAAGGAATAAGCCCAGAAGTGGAAATTCCCGCGGAAGAAATAGTAACAGAGGTAGAAGATAA